In Bacillus pumilus, the sequence TGGCCAGAATCCGGGTGCTCAAGGATGCTGAGAAATTGACCAAAAAATTAAATGGACTGAAGCAGACGCTTCTGAAAGAAGAGGGGGCAGCATCATGAGCTTACGTGTCAAAATCTTGCTCAACTCACTCATCTCACTTCTTTTAGCGGTTGGTGTCATCGCCTTTATCATTGTCAGCATGACAAAGATCCAATCATCAAATGAAACAGAAGTTCAAACCTTACTAAACGTACAAAAAACGAAGGCGAGCTTTGAAAGTGTCGAACAAGCCATGACCAATTATTCCATGACACTTTCAGATGAACAGCTAGAGGTCGTTCAAACCGATATCTCTACAGCAAAAAAACAACTCCAAACGTTAAACAAAAACGCAGGGAATATGAACAAAGAAGCATTAACGAGGTTAAATTCAAAGTTTGACACGTGGACCAAGGAAGCGAACAATGCCATTGGTGAAAAAAATGCTTCTGATGCAAGACGTGTGGCAGCAAGAATTGATGGTGTCTTAAACGACGTGCATACGATGAATAAAAGAGCACAAGAAGCGTATGAACAAAATCAAGAGAATGCAGCAGAAAATGTGCAGTGGATCATCACAAGTGCGTTAGTCGCAGCCCTCACACTGATTGTCATCGCCGTCTTTTTAAATATTGGTTTAACGAGATCCATCGTGACACCAATCAAATCACTCTCCTACCGGGCAAAACAGATTGCAGCAGGAAACCTTGCTGTGGAGCGGATGGACATCCGGCGTAAGGATGAAATCGGCGGCTTAAATGAATCATTCAATCAAATGACAGATCAGCTGATTAGTCTGATTAAAGAAATCAGCAATGTCTCAAGTCAAGTGGAGACATTCTCGATCCAGTTAGATGATGAAAACAAAAAGCTGATGGAATCTGCAAATCAAGTATCTGTCTCGACAGACGAAATGGCAAATGGGTCACAAGCCATTTCAGAGGATCTCCAGCATGGCGTTAGCTTGATTGAAAAGATGGATCAGCATGGACGTAAAAATTCCGAACGTTCACAAACAGTCATCCAAAGTACAGAGGATGCGATAGAAGCAGTGGAAAGTGGAAAGCACACGTTAACAGAAACAAAAACGGCGATTGAAAAAAATACACATGCCACAAGGCAAATCGAGCAGTCGGCAGGAGAATTCACGCAATATGCTAGCGGGATCTCGGCTATGGCCAAAACAGTTTCTGACATTGCGGATCAGACAAACTTACTTTCGCTAAATGCGGCGATCGAAGCGGCAAGAGCAGGTGAGGCTGGAAAAGGCTTTGCCGTTGTAGCAGATGAAATTCGTAAGCTTGCCGACGAATCATCTAACGCTACAAGACAAATCTTTGATATGGTCAGTCATATTGAAAGAGGCATTCAATCCATTAGTCAAACTGTCAAAGAAGGGGTCAAGCTTTCTCTTCAGCAGCAGGATGCGATGGACAAAACCTCACACTCCTTTGAAGATATAGAAACAAAAGCACAGCATATTAAAGAAGAAATGGCATGTTTAAATGACCAAATTATTCAATCGACAGAGCTTGGCGGACAAGTGCTGCACTCGATTGAAAATATGAGTGCGGTTGTAGAAGAAACAGCAGCAGGCAGTGAAGAAATTTCTGCCTCGGCCAATGAACAGCTGCAATCGTTCCATCAAATGAACAAACAGGTAGAAGAACTGATGAGTATGACGGCTAGGTTAAATGAAACCGTTCATCGATTTAAACTTTCATAAGAAAAGCACCCTTCCCTATATGTTGAGGGAAGGGTGCTTTTTATGATGGTTTGCCTGTAAAGAAGATCGCAAGCGTGCTAGGACCTGAATGGGACCCGACAGCAGCACCGATGATATGAATATCTATTTCTTTTGGGTGGAATTCGGTTTCGATCAATTGTCTCATGTCTTCTGCAAGTGCAGGATCATCTCCATGACTAATGCCAACCGTTTGGTTCGACCAGTCCGTTCCGCGCTCTTTCATCAATTCAATAATGCGTTTCAGCAGTTTTTTACGTCCGCGAATTTTTTCAAGTGGTATCAGTTTTCCATCCTCGACGTGTAAAATGGGTTTAATGCTTAATAAACCGCCAACAAATGCAGAAGCTTTACTGATTCTTCCGCCTCTTGCTAAATACGATAAATCGTCTACAGTAAAAATATGTTGTAAAGATTCACAAAAATGCTTTACAGACGTTTCAATTTCTTGTATTGTATTTCCGTCAATGGCAAGTGATTGTGCGTGTTTAACAGCAAGTCCATAGCCAAGTGAAGCACATTTAGAATCAATGATTCGTAAATCGAAATCAGGGTATTCTTCCTTCACTTCGTTTGCCATCATCACAGCTGTTTGGTATGTACCTGAAAGCTCTGATGAAAAGGCGACATAGATGGCGGACGTATGGGTTTGTGCAACAGAAACAAAGGCTTCCTTGATTCGGTTTGGTGAAGCTTGTGACGTTTTTGGACTTGCGCCTTGTCTCATCGCATCAAATACTTGTTTTGGTTCAATGGTGATCAAATCCTCAAATTCCTGCTCGCCAAGTAACACACGCAGCGGAATGAGTGTCATGTTATGTTCATCATAATAAGAAAGAGGCAGATCAGCAGCACTGTCTGCTATGATATGAACAGTCATCAAAATCCCTTCTTTCTAAAAAAATCAGCCATATTTTACATCTTTTTAGCCTAACTATATCATAGAAATCAACTTTTCGTGTTCAAATTCTAAATTTTAGGGAAAACCATAGAGAGAATGGTAGTGGAGGAATGACAACATGTTCATTGGAGAAGCAAAAAAACTCATTGTCGTCGTCATTGGTGCATTACTCAATGCGATTGGACTGAATTTATTCTTAATCCCAGCTGACGTATATGCGAGCGGTTTTACAGGGGTAGCGCAGCTGTTATCCAGTTTAATCGATCAATATGCGCCATTTTATTTATCAACAGGGATCCTATTATTTATTTTAAACATTCCAGTCGGCATTTTAGGCTGGATGAAGGTTGGCCGTTCCTTTACTTTGTATAGCATTATCAGTGTTGCACTGACGACCATTTTCCTTGGGATTTTACCAGAGACGAGCGTTTCTGAAGATATTTTATTAAATGCTGTGTTTGGCGGTGTGATTTCTGCACTTGGGATTGGAATCACGCTGAAATACGGGGCATCAACCGGCGGTCTCGATATCCTTGCGATGATTTTAGCAAAATGGAAGGATAAACCAGTCGGAACGTATTTCTTCATTTTAAACGGAATCATCATTTTTACAGCAGGATTATTACAAGGTTGGGAGAAAGCATTATATACCCTTGTCACATTATATGTGACCACTAGGGTCATTGATGCCATCCATACAAGACACGAGAAGCTGACGGCGATGATTGTGACGAAGAAAGCAGATGAAATCAAAGAAGCTATTTATGGAAAAATGGTCAGAGGCATTACGACTGTACCAGCGAAAGGCGCGTTTACCAACGAGCAAAAAGAAATGATGGTGGTTGTTATTACAAGGTATGAGCTGTATGAACTTGAACAAATTATTAAAGAAGTCGATCCAAAAGCCTTTACGAATATTGTTCAAACAACCAATATTCTTGGGTTTTTCAGACGAGATTAAAAGGTGGGTAGAAGATGAAAAAAGGTGTGGTGCTTCTTCTCGTTCTATTGGTTTTAGCAGCTTGTGGACAACAAAAAAAGGATGAACCAAACAAGGAGGTATCCGGTCAAATGGGAGAGAAAACGGTTGTACTCACAGTAGACCCCGTCCAAAAAGGTTCTTCGGTTCAATTTAACATGTCACTGAAAAATGAATCAGATCGAGATATTGAATTTACATTTAACACAAGCCAGAAATTCGAGCTAAGTGTGTATGACGAAAACGGGAATGAACAATACCGCTATTCGAAAGACCGAATGTTCACACAGGCCATCCAATCCTTTGTGCTGAAGAAAGATGAGGCGTATGATTTTCAAGATACTTGGTCAAACGGTGTGGAGCCGGGAACGTATGAAGCTGTCGTCACATTTAAAGGAAAAGCAGAAGGGCTTAAGCAAATCACGGAAAAGAAAACATTCCATGTGAAATAAGTGCTTCCTGCTTCATGAGAAACAGAAAAAGCTGTCCAGATAGTGGACAGCTTTTTTACGTTAAAGATCATCAAGCATGTCTTGGAAGGTATGCAGCTGGTTTCTTTCTGCATCTGTAGAGTTGGCAAATGCAGATGATACGGCATTTTTTGCTCGCTTGACAGCCTGTTGACGCTCTAACCCAGATGAAAATGAAGAAGTAAGGGCTTCTTCAGTAAATGATTTGGCTTGATCAAAAAGTTCGTTTCTCACAATGAACCTCCAGAAGCATCAGTCTTCATATTTCCCCGGTCCTCCGCCGCTTCTTCAAGTGTGGAACGATACGGAAAACGTGCGTCATGCAGACTGACAGAATCTTTACCTTGTTGTATAAAGCGTTTCGATTTGCTTCTTTTACCCATTCGGAATCCGCCCCTTTACACAAGCTGACAGGTCAACCTGTCTAACGGTAGTATGCCCGCTTTCTTCGGATATGTATGAATGGAAAAATTAAAGAGAGAAGTAATTCGTTAGGAATTTTGCAATCCCATCTTGTTCATTCGTATCTGTGACTTCATTTGAGACGCGTTTCACTGCATCAATCCCGTTGCCCATTGCAACGCCGCATCCAGCAAATTCAATCATCTCTAAATCATTGTCTTCATCTCCAAATGCCACAATTCGCTCCTTAGGAACCCCGTAATAATCACTGATTTTTTGCAGTCCAACGGCTTTGTTCATGCCTGTTTTAATGATTTCAATCACGTGCCACGGAGCGGCCCATCGCCTGTGATCAATTACTTCTGCATGAACATCTGTTAAATAGCTCCGAATGGCTCCGACGTCTTCTTCTTTTGCATGAATTAAGACGCTCGTCACATTCTCTCCAAGGTTGTTTCTAAGGTCTCCGACAGTAACTTTGTTTGCATTCATATTAAATATATCAATGAGTTTTTCATCATGATAATGGAAATACAAATCATCGAGCACTTCAGCCAACACATTGTGCACTTTATACTCCTCACTGATGTCCACAAGCTGTTTAACAACTTGAAGATCAAGTGACGTGTGAAATCTGCCCCATTTTTCATCAAGAGGATGATGGACAAACGCTCCATTAAAGTTCACAATCGGTGAATCAAGCTGTAATTGCTGATAATAAGGAGAGCTGGAACGAAATGGCCGGCCTGTTGATATACATACATGATGCCCGCTGTCTTTCACTTTTTGAATGACGTCAAGCGTGTGTGTAGAAATGGTTTTATCATCTTTTAATAACGTGCCATCCAGGTCAAGTGCGATTAGATAAGGTTTAGTCTCCATAAAATCTCCTTTGATCTGTAAGTGATAGGAGGCAGTTAGTAATGGTGCCTCTTTCTATAGTGTATCTTTATCACATCTTCGTTGTCTACATGTTAAAATAAACAAAGACGGGAATGATAAAGGAGGATTCATAGGCTGTGATCACCATTGATGAGCAAATTGAACACGATATTCCATTTTTACATATCGTAAAAGCTGAAAATAAAGAAAAACCGCTGCCGCTTGTATTTTTCATACACGGGTTTACAAGTGCACGTGAGCACAACTTACACTTCGCCTTTCATTTGGCCGAAAAAGGCATGAGAGTCATTTTGCCTGACTGTGCTTATCATGGTGTAAGATCAGAAAACCTTAGCTTAGAGGAACTGGCATCAAAGTTCTGGGAAATTGTCCTGAACGAAATTCGTGAAATCGACATACTCAAAACACATTTTCAAGCAAAACAATTGATTGAAGCCGATCTGATAGGCGTTGCTGGTACATCTATGGGGGGCATCACGACCTTTGGTGCACTTGCAAAGCATGATTGGATTAAAGCAGCTGTCAGCCTGATGGGCAGTCCGAAATATACGACTTTTCTACAGGCACAAATCATGGACATGCGTCACAAAGGTTTCATGAAAGACATCACGGACGAAGAGGTCAAACAGCAATTAGACGCACTCCGCCCTTATGATTTAACGCTGCAAATGGATCGATTGAACAAAAGACCGCTGTTATTCTGGCATGCGGAAAACGACCCTGTTGTCCCTTATCGCCACGCAAAAGCCCTATATGACGAGTTAGCGGCAACCCAATATAAGCAAGACCCGCACCTGATTCGTTTTATCACAGATGAACAAGCAGGCCACAAGGTCTCAAGACAAGCGATGTTTGAAACGATTGACTGGTTTGTGACGCACCTGAAAAGCACAAACGTTTAGCCAAAAGTAAAAGTACGTTATACTAGTTGAAAAAGGAGTGGATATCATGGATGAAGCATTGAAAGAAAATATTTTAGGCGCCCTAGAACAGGTGATTGACCCTGAGTTAAATGTCGACATCGTCAATCTTGGACTTGTCTATGATGTCGATCTTGATGAGAATGGAAAAGCAGATGTCACCATGACCTTAACATCAATGGGTTGTCCTTTAGCACCAGTTATCGTGGATGAAGTCAAAAAAGCATTAAGCGACCTGCCTGAAGTGAAAGAAACAGAAGTTCACATCGTATGGAATCCGCCTTGGACACGAGACAAAATGTCAAGATACGCTAAAATCGCACTTGGTATTCAATAAGCACATATGAAAAACGCCTGGTATGAGTTGAACTCGTACCAGGTTTTTTTATGAAAAATTAAGGTGGGGGAGAGAATGGCCTGATATAATGGATGTAATTTTAAAGAACGGAGTACCTATAATGAAACGAAAGTGGATATGGATCGTTCTTTTCATGGGATATGCTGCTGCATTTTTTGCATCAATCACTATACGTGAAGGTCAAGCACATAAAAGTCAAAATCTTGATGCCTTTACAGATGTCAGTCATCTCATGCCTGTCAAAATAAAAAAAGTCGTTCAAGGTAAAGAAATACAGACATTAAAAGAAGTATTAGAAGAAGCAAAAGAGAAACATCTGCCGATTTCAATTGCCGGAAAGCAGCATAGCATGGGCGGCCACACGTACTATGAAAACGGGATCGTGCTCGATATGACTAAATTCCGCCAGATTTTAGCATTTGATGAAAACAAGCAGACCATTCGTGTCCAAAGCGGCGCTACATGGGATGATATTCAAAAATTTGTGAACCCATACGGTCTTGCTGTGAAGGTGATGCAATCGCAAAATATCTTTACGGTTGGAGGGTCATTAAGTGCAAACGCACATGGACGTGACATTCGCTATGGGTCACTCATTGACACAGTTCGGTCCTTCAGACTATTAAAAGCAGATGGAGAGATCATCACAGTCAAACCAGATGATGACTTATTCACTGCCGTCATCGGAGGATACGGCCTGTTCGGCGTCATTTTAGATGTTGAGCTTTCGTTAACGAGGGATGAATTATATAAAATGGAAACAACCTCTCTTGATTATCGTGAATACACCGCTTATTTTCAAAAGCATGTAAAAGACAATAAAGAGGTACGCATGCATCTTGCAAGAATCTCAACAGCGAAAAAACACTTTTTGAAAGAGATGTATGTCACCAATTACACCCTCTCTTCTGATCAAGAGATAGAAACATATCGGGAGCTCAAAGAAGATCAGCTTGTCATGCCCTTAACATTTATGCTCGGCCTTTCGAGAAGATTTGATATGGGGAAAGATCTGCTATGGAATTTGCAAAAGAAATATTTCCAAAGTCAAAATGGACAGTTGATCACAAGAAACAATGTGATGCGGTCTGATTCTGCATTTTTAGAATATGAAAATGAGTCTGACACTGATGTGCTGCAAGAATATTTTGTTCCAGTTGATCGTTTTCGTGCGTATATCGATGAAATGAGAGACCTATTACAACATGAAGAGTTGAATTTAATGAATATCACGATACGCTATGTACAAAAAAATGAAAAAGCGGACCTTTCATATGCAAAACAAGATATGTTTGCACTTGTTCTTCTTGTGAATTACGGTTTTGAGAAAGAAGAAAAGGCAGAAGCGAAGCGGATCATCCGCCAAATGACAGATGTCACCCTGCGGCACCATGGAAGCTATTACTTACCGTACATGCCTTATCAAACAAAGGCACAAATGAAACGGGCATATCCTAAAACCGATGTATTCTTTCAAAAGAAAAAGCAGGCAGATCCAGATGGCAGGTTTATCAACTATTTTTATGAAAGGTACAATACTCAATGAATGCAAAAGCAATGAAATGGTTCGTCTACTCACAAAGCCTGCTGTTTTTCGCCAGCAGTCTGATCTTCCCTTTTTACATTCTTTTTATTAAAAATGTTGGATCAAGTTATTCTCAGTTTGGTCTCGCGTATGGTCTGTTTGGTTTAAGCGGTGCGTTTATTCATTTACTCTTAGGGAAACTGCCAGAAACAACCGACAGGCGGCTCTTTTTAATCATTCATTCGTTTGGTATGGCTTTTCTTTTGCTGCTTTTTCCGCACATTACAGAAGTGGAGCAAGTGTATATGATACAGCTTGCACTAGGTGCGCTCGGTGGTTTTCAAAAGCACGGGGAGAAACTGCTCGTTACTGAACTGACAACTGAGAAGAAAAGAATGAAAGAAGTTGGGCACTATCATTTTTGGACAGCTCTTTTTTCATCTATCGCCATTATGCTGGGCGGCCTGTTTGCTGA encodes:
- a CDS encoding methyl-accepting chemotaxis protein, producing the protein MSLRVKILLNSLISLLLAVGVIAFIIVSMTKIQSSNETEVQTLLNVQKTKASFESVEQAMTNYSMTLSDEQLEVVQTDISTAKKQLQTLNKNAGNMNKEALTRLNSKFDTWTKEANNAIGEKNASDARRVAARIDGVLNDVHTMNKRAQEAYEQNQENAAENVQWIITSALVAALTLIVIAVFLNIGLTRSIVTPIKSLSYRAKQIAAGNLAVERMDIRRKDEIGGLNESFNQMTDQLISLIKEISNVSSQVETFSIQLDDENKKLMESANQVSVSTDEMANGSQAISEDLQHGVSLIEKMDQHGRKNSERSQTVIQSTEDAIEAVESGKHTLTETKTAIEKNTHATRQIEQSAGEFTQYASGISAMAKTVSDIADQTNLLSLNAAIEAARAGEAGKGFAVVADEIRKLADESSNATRQIFDMVSHIERGIQSISQTVKEGVKLSLQQQDAMDKTSHSFEDIETKAQHIKEEMACLNDQIIQSTELGGQVLHSIENMSAVVEETAAGSEEISASANEQLQSFHQMNKQVEELMSMTARLNETVHRFKLS
- a CDS encoding DegV family protein; amino-acid sequence: MTVHIIADSAADLPLSYYDEHNMTLIPLRVLLGEQEFEDLITIEPKQVFDAMRQGASPKTSQASPNRIKEAFVSVAQTHTSAIYVAFSSELSGTYQTAVMMANEVKEEYPDFDLRIIDSKCASLGYGLAVKHAQSLAIDGNTIQEIETSVKHFCESLQHIFTVDDLSYLARGGRISKASAFVGGLLSIKPILHVEDGKLIPLEKIRGRKKLLKRIIELMKERGTDWSNQTVGISHGDDPALAEDMRQLIETEFHPKEIDIHIIGAAVGSHSGPSTLAIFFTGKPS
- a CDS encoding YitT family protein codes for the protein MFIGEAKKLIVVVIGALLNAIGLNLFLIPADVYASGFTGVAQLLSSLIDQYAPFYLSTGILLFILNIPVGILGWMKVGRSFTLYSIISVALTTIFLGILPETSVSEDILLNAVFGGVISALGIGITLKYGASTGGLDILAMILAKWKDKPVGTYFFILNGIIIFTAGLLQGWEKALYTLVTLYVTTRVIDAIHTRHEKLTAMIVTKKADEIKEAIYGKMVRGITTVPAKGAFTNEQKEMMVVVITRYELYELEQIIKEVDPKAFTNIVQTTNILGFFRRD
- a CDS encoding BsuPI-related putative proteinase inhibitor: MKKGVVLLLVLLVLAACGQQKKDEPNKEVSGQMGEKTVVLTVDPVQKGSSVQFNMSLKNESDRDIEFTFNTSQKFELSVYDENGNEQYRYSKDRMFTQAIQSFVLKKDEAYDFQDTWSNGVEPGTYEAVVTFKGKAEGLKQITEKKTFHVK
- a CDS encoding DUF3813 domain-containing protein, encoding MRNELFDQAKSFTEEALTSSFSSGLERQQAVKRAKNAVSSAFANSTDAERNQLHTFQDMLDDL
- a CDS encoding Cof-type HAD-IIB family hydrolase is translated as METKPYLIALDLDGTLLKDDKTISTHTLDVIQKVKDSGHHVCISTGRPFRSSSPYYQQLQLDSPIVNFNGAFVHHPLDEKWGRFHTSLDLQVVKQLVDISEEYKVHNVLAEVLDDLYFHYHDEKLIDIFNMNANKVTVGDLRNNLGENVTSVLIHAKEEDVGAIRSYLTDVHAEVIDHRRWAAPWHVIEIIKTGMNKAVGLQKISDYYGVPKERIVAFGDEDNDLEMIEFAGCGVAMGNGIDAVKRVSNEVTDTNEQDGIAKFLTNYFSL
- a CDS encoding alpha/beta fold hydrolase, whose product is MITIDEQIEHDIPFLHIVKAENKEKPLPLVFFIHGFTSAREHNLHFAFHLAEKGMRVILPDCAYHGVRSENLSLEELASKFWEIVLNEIREIDILKTHFQAKQLIEADLIGVAGTSMGGITTFGALAKHDWIKAAVSLMGSPKYTTFLQAQIMDMRHKGFMKDITDEEVKQQLDALRPYDLTLQMDRLNKRPLLFWHAENDPVVPYRHAKALYDELAATQYKQDPHLIRFITDEQAGHKVSRQAMFETIDWFVTHLKSTNV
- a CDS encoding metal-sulfur cluster assembly factor; the protein is MDEALKENILGALEQVIDPELNVDIVNLGLVYDVDLDENGKADVTMTLTSMGCPLAPVIVDEVKKALSDLPEVKETEVHIVWNPPWTRDKMSRYAKIALGIQ
- a CDS encoding FAD-binding protein, which encodes MKRKWIWIVLFMGYAAAFFASITIREGQAHKSQNLDAFTDVSHLMPVKIKKVVQGKEIQTLKEVLEEAKEKHLPISIAGKQHSMGGHTYYENGIVLDMTKFRQILAFDENKQTIRVQSGATWDDIQKFVNPYGLAVKVMQSQNIFTVGGSLSANAHGRDIRYGSLIDTVRSFRLLKADGEIITVKPDDDLFTAVIGGYGLFGVILDVELSLTRDELYKMETTSLDYREYTAYFQKHVKDNKEVRMHLARISTAKKHFLKEMYVTNYTLSSDQEIETYRELKEDQLVMPLTFMLGLSRRFDMGKDLLWNLQKKYFQSQNGQLITRNNVMRSDSAFLEYENESDTDVLQEYFVPVDRFRAYIDEMRDLLQHEELNLMNITIRYVQKNEKADLSYAKQDMFALVLLVNYGFEKEEKAEAKRIIRQMTDVTLRHHGSYYLPYMPYQTKAQMKRAYPKTDVFFQKKKQADPDGRFINYFYERYNTQ
- a CDS encoding MFS transporter; translated protein: MNAKAMKWFVYSQSLLFFASSLIFPFYILFIKNVGSSYSQFGLAYGLFGLSGAFIHLLLGKLPETTDRRLFLIIHSFGMAFLLLLFPHITEVEQVYMIQLALGALGGFQKHGEKLLVTELTTEKKRMKEVGHYHFWTALFSSIAIMLGGLFADFFTVHFIFYASSLLYLCSALMVINMKNTR